The segment CACTTCGTGATGGCGGCTTTCAGCGGGGTGAAGATGGCACGAGTTTAATTCATGCGTATGGACAGAGAGGCCGATTCGGACGAATCGCGGCAAGTCGATCTACCGGTGTGGCCTTTGCAAGCATTCGCGTTGAATACGCCCTTTATCAGCATTTAAGGCACAGTGTCCTTTCCTCACCAAAGCCCTATACTCATGAAACCATCCACTTTCGTCTTCTCCGCTGCGCTAATGCTACTCGCAGGCTGTACGAGCCCCTCCAAAAAAGAAACCACAGCCGAATCGAAGCCCAGCGAAGCCGCGTCGCAGGCTCCGGCGAGAAAGGTGGATGCATCAGGTGTAGTCACGACGGCGAGCGGCCTGCGCTACAAGGTGTTGGCCTCAGGTCCGGCCAGCGGACGCTCGCCCATGCGCAGTGATTCGGTGGTGGTGCACTACCGTGGCACGCTGGTGGATGGCAGCGTCTTTGACAGCTCCTACGACCGAGGCGAGCCAGCGACATTCGGCGTCGGTCAGGTCATTCCCGGCTGGACGGAGGCACTCCAACTCATGAAGCCCGGTGACAAATGGCTGCTGCACATCCCTCAAAACCTCGCCTACGGCGGTCAAGGCGCAGGGGCCAAGATCCCACCTTACGCGGACCTCATTTTTCAGGTGGAGCTGCTGCAAATCGTAGGCGGGCTTTGAGAGTTGCTAGACCACTTCGAGCCCAAAGGTCCACGCCCGCTACCCGGCTCATGAAGAGCCTGTTCATGCTGCACGGCATCGTCATGCTCGATCTAGTGGCCCTCCCCCTATCGCGTGCCATCGCACTGACCTCCGGCGGGTGAAGCACGTCCGCGTTCACACTTACCGCAGAATCCGTCTGCAGAGACGCATGTTCGGGGATCAATCATCCCATTTCCCAACTTGGGACGGACAGGTCATGCGCATAATTGCAGCTCGCTCATCAAAGTAGCGAATGCGATGACGCTCCACTCCCCAATTCCGCAAAAACAAACATCGACACTTAGCCTGGCGACTTTTTGAAGACCAAGACGGCGAGCATCGTGCCGAGGTTTATGATCGTGTTTTTCATGTTGTGAGAAATGCCAAAGGCCACAGGCTGCTCGCTTCTCGATCAGAGGCGGTTGCTGATGAGCCGTGGGTGTCGCCGGAGCTGCAGGAGCATCGACAAGTTGACGAAGGCTTCAATTTTTACCATTCAAATGATTCACAAAGGCAGCCGCATCATCATCTGCGGACAAAGCGTAGCCCTTGGCGACGTTAGCCTCATCCGTGTTCACATCTTCCACCACTCGTCTCATGCGCGAACTTGCCGCTCTCCTTTGTTTCTTTGCCATCGCGCTGTCCGCCATCGCTCAAATTGCAACGACTGATGTGGACGAGCCTGAGGACATGATCCTCGGTTTCCGGGGCAAATCGAAGTATCAGATCGTGGTGCCGGATGTGGCAGCGAATCCCACGGCGGAGTCTTCGGTGACGCGGGCGGCGGAGTTATTGCAGCAGGCGTTTGCGGCGAACAAGATCGCTCTACCGGTTGTGAAGGAGTCACAGGTGGAGGCGGGGCGACCGGCGTTCTATGTGGGAGCGACGAAGTTCGCGGCGGCGAAGGTGGATCTCAAAAAGCTGAGCGGCTGGGGCTATGCGCACAAGGTGGTGGGGCGTGATGTGATCATCGCGGGCAATGACGAACCGGATGCGCTGGAGGGGAAACGCGCCATCCCGGGCTGGCGCACGGCGACGAAGGACCCGTCGTTGCCGTTTGAGGGCACGCTGTTTGGCACGGCGGAGTTTGTGCATCGCTTTGTCGGGGCGCGGTTTTTGTCGCCGGATGAATCGGGCACGACCTTTGTGCCGCAGTCGATCATTCATGTGCCGCCGACGCTCGATGTGCTCGGCGAGCCGCACTTCATCGAGCACGACATGCGCAATGGGCCGGAGTTGTTCTACACGGCGAATCATTGTCGGCGCTTTACGCGTGTGTGGTCGCGTGGCGGGCATCAGCATCCGTCGGCGGTGCCGATTGCCGAGTATGGGAAGACCCATCCGGAGTATTTCATCCTCACCGGCAATGTGCGGCAGCCGGAGGTCGGCGCGACGGATGGGCAGCTCTGCCTCTCAAATCCCGAGGTGCGCGAGCTGATCTACAAGCACATCCTCGCCAGTCTCGACAGCGGCTACGATGTCATCGAGCTGGGTCAGGCTGACGGCTTCCGCCCCTGCCAGTGCAAGGAATGCGAGGCGCTTTACGGTGTCCAACCCACGACGAAGCCGACCGATGGCATCGCTTTCAGCACGGATCGCGCTTGGGGCGAAAAGATCTGGATCATGCATCGCGATCTGGCCGTGCGGTTGATGAAGGATCGTCCGGGCAAAAAGCTCATGATGACCTCCTACGGCCCCACGATTCAGCCGCCGCAGACCTTCCGCGAGTTCCCGGAGAACACGATCATCGAGATGATGCATTCTGACGAAGAGGCCTTTGCCGCGTGGAAGCAGCTCAAGGTGCCCGGAGGCTTTTCGGCGTATCTTTACAACTGGGGCAACTTCCATCTCGTGGGCCTCACGCCGCTCATGACGGTCTCGATGATCGCCGAGCAGAATCGTCTGCTGGTGGAGAACAACGTGCGCATGGCGCAGGTGAATGGCAGCCCCGGCGCAGGCCAATGGGGACTCGAAGGGCCGAACATCTATGTGTATCTGCGCCTCGCCATCGACCCGAAGCGGCAGAGCGCGAACGAACTCTTCGACGAATACCTGCAGGCCGCCTTCCGCGAGTGCGAGAACCCGATGCGCCGCTTCTTCACCAACGTGCAAAAGCGCGTCGAGCTGTGGCGCGTGCTGCGTGACTACGCGTATCAGTCCGGACGCGATCCCATCTTCGCACTCGGCACGCTTTGGCCACCGGATGTCATCAGCTCACTGGAAGAAGACCTCGCTGCCGCGGAAGGCAGCGCCGAGCTGCCTGAGGTGAAGCGCAGGCTCGACATCGTGCGCTACGAGTTCGATTTCCTGAAGCACCTCGCGCTCGTCATCAATGCCTGGCGCAATCATCAGGCGATGAATAACGTGGCCTCGCTCACGCAGTTGCTCGACGCGGTGGATGCGCGCAACGCCTTTGTCGCCGGTGTGGCCAACGGTGACGCGAAGTATGCCAAGAAGAAGAACCCCGCGTATCGCTTCGCCGACGAAAAGGGCCTGAAGTATGCCGGACGTTACTTGGATCGTGCGCCATTCAATTGGGACACCGCGAAGATGCGGGCGAATCCGGCGCAAATGATCCAGCAGAGCCAATCGCTCACCATTGAGCGAGTAACCGAGCCTTTGACACTCGATTCACCCCGCTGGGAAAAAGCTGAGGCGCACCCGCTTTTGTCCACCGATGCCGCCGTGACGAAGCTGCAAGCGCCCACCACCTTCCGCGTGCTCTGCGACGACGCCCATCTCTACCTTCGCGTTAGTGGCGAGCAGCCTGCGAACAAGATGACCTTCGGCGCACGCGGCCACGATGCCGAGCTGTGGTTGCAGGAGAGCATCATCGTCAATGTCTCACCCATCGCCGACAAGAGCCGCTACTTCTACTTCGCCTACGAGCCGGAACCGACCTCCTTCAACGAAGCCGAGCACGGCTTCATCGCCGACTACCTGCACCCGCGTTACGGCTGGAACGACGAGGGCTGGAACGGCGCATGGACGTTTGAAACCAAGCTCATCCCGGCCAAGAACCGCTGGGAATCCATGGCCATCATCCCTTTTGAAACCCTGCGCACCAAGGCACCCAAAGCTGGCGACACCTGGTATCTCAATGTAGGCCGCGTGCACTTCACCGACTCTACCGACAAGAAGACCAACCGCGAGTTCTCCGCCTGGACCAGCAAGCTCAATGCCTCCCGCATCCCAGGCGACGCGAGTTTTGGAAAAGCCACCTTCAAATGATCCACTCATGAATCGATTCTGCCTCCTCTTGGTTTGCCTCGTCTCACTCAGCGGCGCTTCACACGCCATCGACTACACCGCTCTCAGTGCCGTGAAGCGATTGCGCACGGAGAAGCGCTACGACGAAGCTCTGCAAAAACTCGAAGCGCTCGCGACGAAGACCGACGAAGCCAGCGAGAACTTCACTTACCTCTCGCAGGCACTCGACATCACCGTCGATTCGCTGAAGGACGCCGACCGTTCGCTCGCCATCGCTGCTACGATCAAGGAGACCGCGTTGCGCGATTTTGCCAAGCTGCGTGTGCTTGCCAATTTCGAGCGTTACGATGAAGCGCTCACGTTTGTGCGTGACAAGCAAGTCGCCTCATGGCCCACACGCATCCTGGGTCAGGCACACGGCATCCTTGCCACCATCTACCACGAGAAGAAAGACGCCGCTGCCGAACTCGCACAGTGGCAACTCGCCGCCGCCGCGCCGGGTGCGGAAGTCGGTGTGCGTGGTCGGTCACTGCGAGAAGCTGGCGTGCTTTTTCAAAAGCAGGGCAATACCGCGAAGGCCGAGGAGCAATTCCGCCAGGCACTCAAAGTCACGCCCGCCAACTACGCCTGGCGCGTTGACAGCCTCATCGCGCTCTCTCGTTTGCTCATCGAAAGCCAACGCACGAAAGAAGCTGTGAAAGCCTTCGACGGCACCGACTTCACCAAGGTCACCAGCATCACCGCGCGTGGCAATCTCCTCGAAGCCTACGCTCGCACGTTGCTGGCAGCCGGGAAAAAGATCAAAGCCATCGAAACCTTCGATCAACTCCTCCAGCTCGATCTTCCCGCCACCTGGAAGGACCGCATCAACCAAGAACTCGACCAGATGGCCGAGGAATTTTGAGTCAGGCCCGTTGCGAAGTGCCGTTGCTGACATGAGACAGCACTTCAGGTTCCGAGGAGCCCTTGATCCGCTGAGCTACAAGCTCCGAAGACCAAGGTGACGCCGATCTAATGCATGGCGTTTCACGAAGAGTTCGGGGCCAGCATCTCGTGGCTTGTTGAGGCTTCGCACGAGTCCCCCTTTCGGGAAAACTTTGCCGTCGGATGAAGCTGAGCTTGCCAATCGCCTCGACGGCCCTCACTATACGCCTGTATAGTATGCCAGCGCCCCTCACCGAAATGCAGTCCGGGATTCTTCGATTTGTCGAAGAACGACTCGACGTGGGTGCGAGTGCCCCGACCTGCCGAGAAATCTGCGAGCGTTTTGAGTTCAGTAGTCCGAAAGCGGCCACCGACCATCTCGCTGCGCTCGAGCGCAAAGGCTACATCTCTCGTGATCGCAAGCAGGCACGGGGCATTCATTTGTTGCATCGTTCAGATGAGATTCCGGTGCTAGGTCAGGTGCCCGCCGGACTTCCCAGCTCAACGAACGAGGAGTTGACAGGGTATGTTGGCTTCGGGCCTGAAAACTTTGGCATCCATGATCGCAAACAGGCATTCGCTTTGACCGTCAAAGGCGACTCAATGGAAGGGTGCCACATTTTCGACGGCGATGTGGTCCTAGTTGAGCGGGGCGTAGAGCCGCATAATCAGAGCATTGTCGCAGCGTTGATTGATAACGAAACGACACTGAAGACCTTCCTTCGTCGCGGTAACAAGGTGTGGCTGCGTGCGGAGAACCCACGTTATCCCGACCTCATTCCTGGGTGGGATTTGCAAATCCAGGGCGTTGCGCGCGCCGTCATCAGGAGGCTGCGAAAATGAGTGCTTACCATCCAATGCCCCCGGCAGGCTCCTTTTTCCTGAGCCTCCGCCGGGCATCGTCTATCTTCGGAATACGGGCGATGTCTTCGCCAGTTCCGATCTGTTTGCTTATCAGCATTTGCTGCTGCGTGCATGGGCCGACATGAAGCTTTGCGGTGTGCTCGTCGTGCGAGGTATTCCCACGGTTTATCTCCGCGAGGATGAGCGGGAGCTTTCTCCGCAGGAAGTGCACGAGCTTCAGCGAAAACTGTGGAATCAGGGTGTTGCCACGCTCCTCGTGCTCGTGGATTCGCGGCGAACGCGCATTTTCTCAGCGATGATGCCGCCCAGGAGTCTCACGGAAGAGCACGTCAGCGGCGAAGCGCCACTCGAAAGCTTCGTTGAAGAACTCGGCCTTGCTGCGGAAGCCCTCCGTGCACACCGCACGGATGCCGTTCATGCATACCACACGTTTTGCCGACAGGTGACGTCTGGGGAACTCTATCGCCGACACAATCCAGAGGGGAAAAACGCCGCTAAAAAGTTCAACCCTCGCGAGATGGTGGATGCTTACCTGCTCGACCAGCTCGCGGCGGTCCGCAATGAACTTACCCGTGGCAAATACAAGCTGGATGTCGCCACGGCTCATGCCTTTCTTGGTCGCCTGCTCTTTACCTGTTACCTCATTGATCGTGGCATCGTCGTCCTGAACGATGAGAAATACTTCCGAAGCAGCCGTGGAAAACCCTCCAGGACGTGCTGCAGGGAGACGATAACGAAGTGTTCGACCGTCTTTACCGGCGTCTCTTCCCGCAGCTCAAGCGTGACTTTAACGGCAGTATGTTCGACGAGGATTCCCTTGATGCCGAACGTGCGGCCATTCATTCATCGCACCTGAAAACCGTGCGCTGCTTTCTACAGGGCGACGACATTGGCGGAAACCAGAGGACCTTGGGATTCTGGGCCTACGACTTCAGTTGCATCCCCGTCGAGACGATCAGCGCCATCTACGAGAACTTCCTTGAAAACGAAAACGTCTCCGGAAAGCGCGAGGACGGTGCCTATTACACGCCACGCTTCCTTGCGGAAATGACGCTCGATGTCGCTCTGGAAGGGCGCACCAGCCTCACGGGTCAGCGCTATCTCGACCCCTCCTGTGGTTCCGGCATTTTCCTCGTGCTGGTCTTCAACCGGCTCGCCGCCGAGTGGACAGCCAAGCATCAAGCGACAGCCGCACGCGAAACTCCACACGCTTACCGCGCTAAGGACAAGGCACTTCGCACCGCCCTCGGCAGTCTGCGCGGCGTGGACAAGAACGCCACCGCCTGCCGCGTCGCCTGTTTCAGTCTCTACCTCGCCTTTCTCGATCAATTTACGCCGCGCAATATTCGCAGCTATATTCAGCAGAGTGAGACGAACAAGTTGCCGAACCTGCTCCAACACCAGGGCGGCCGAGCGAAAAAGCCCGACATTCCGGTCATTTGGCATGGCGACTTCTTCCCGCTCGCCAAAGAATGGGTGGCGAAGGAAAACGAACGATTCGATACCATCGTGGGCAATCCGCCATGGGCTGGACGCGGCAAAAAGCAGATCGCCCAAGACTTCATGGCTCGCACGCCGAGTCTTCTCCTAGCAGATGGCAAGGCCGCGCTGCTCCTACCGACAAAAGTTTTCTTCAACAAGACTGACGTTTTCCAAAGTCGGTGGCTGCGAGACGTGACTTTGGAAAAGGTCGTCCAACTGTCGGATTACCGCTTCATTCTTTTCACGGGCGCGATTTGCCCATGCCTCATAGCTCGCTTCAATTCCAACCCGCCCGCAGTCGAGACACACCGTGTCGAGTATCTCACGCCGAAGGTCACCCGGGTGGACCTGAGGCAGGGAGCAATCCCTATCGCTCCTAGCGACCGCAAAGAACTTCTTTTGAGGTCACTCCTCGGTGCGGCAGGAAACAATGCTGCGACCATGGCTTGGAAGTGCCACTTCTGGGGCACCCAGCAAGATGTGAAGTTTCTACAGAGTCTTTGGGCGTTACCAAAGCTCGGTGACCGGGTTGATCAACTCAGCCAGACTCGCGGCAAACGCACTCACGAGTGGGTCGCAGGTCAGGGATGCAAGCCTTGGAGCCTCAATTCCAAGGCAAAGCCAGACCGTGAATTGAGGCCATTCAAGGAAGCCAAAGACAAATGGAGCACCGCAGATTTGTTTTTGCCCCCAAACGCATGGAAGGGCAGGCATTTGTTCCGCAGGAACTCTGCGGCAGTGTCCAGGAACACTTTAACGCGCAGGAATACAGTCTCACAGAACTCTACAGCAAGCCGCCCTCTGCCTTGTTCACACCGCCCTTGGTGCTTTTCAATCAAGGCTTCACGAGTGCCGCATTCTTCGATTTCACAGTTCGCTTTCAGGACTCACTACAATCCATCGCTGGTCCACAGGAAGATGCAGACAGTCTCATCTTCCTCGCTGCTTATCTCCGCTCGCGGCTCGCACGCTACATAGCGTTTCATACCTCGGCCAATATCGGCATGGAGCGTGACAAAGTGCATCTCGATGAAGTGCTCTGCATGCCTTTTTACCTGCCGGGCAACCCGGATGCAGCTTCACCTGAAGCAGCGGCCCTGCTAAGGAAGATCGTCAGCAAGCTGCGCGATTTGAAAAAGCGCATGGCCGAACCCGCAGCCAAGCTCGCGGCGCGGCTCGAGGAACTAGATGACCCAAAAGCTCTCAAGCTCCGCCATGGCGACGAAGGCAATGCTGACGATGAGCGAAAGAAGTGGCTTTCCACATGGGCGACAAAAACTGCAGCCGTTCAAGAGGAAGTAGAGCCGCTGATTTACGACTACTTTGGCCTCACCAACCAAGAAAGGGCGTTGGTGGAGGATACCTGCACCATCTTCGACAAGAGCGATACACCAGGCACTCTCGATACGCCCATGCCCACGCTCGATACGCTCGACGCAAACGGTCTGGCTCCCTATGCCGACATGCTTGGCAGCACGCTACGCGAGTGGTCCCAAGATCAACGTCTTGCTCTCACCATCACTTCTGCGGTGAACGACGAACTCGGCCTCGCCGTGGTCAAAGTCGAGCAGACAAAAACTAGCGGATCGTTCCGCACTACGCCGCTCACGAAAGAACTCTCCGAGGCAGTCAGACATATCGAGGGCGCCGCTACGACGGGAAATGGATCGCTCATTTATCTCAGGGATGAGACGTGGTGGTTTGATGGCCCGCGTATCTTCATCGCCAAACCCGCCCTGCGCGGGCGCTGGACCCGCACCGCTGCGCTCAACGACAGCGCTGACCTTTACGCCGCCATCCAACAATCCAGGGGTGCATAAGCCATGAGCGTGATTTCTGACATCTGGCGGCAACCTTTCCCCAAAGATGAAATCCCGTTCATCCTCGCAGCCATCCTCCGCTGCATGAAGTCGGTGAAGAAGGCAGAACCCTGCGAGCACGAAAACTCCATCACGAAACGCCTCTGGAAGCGACTTCTGCGCGATGCTGAGCTGAAAGCTCGTCCCACCCACCTCGACATCGAGCCGTGGGAATTGGATGAGCAAAACGAGGATGGAAAAATTGGGAGACTGGACCTTCGGTTCCTCTTCTCCACCGGAACGCTCAAGCCGTGGCCGTGTTTTGCCATCGAAGCCAAACGCCTGCACGTCACGTTTCCGCAGGCTGGGTTCAGTTCCCTCGTCTCCGAGTATGTGACATCCCGCACCACCAAGCCGGTGGAGGACGAGCAAGGCATGATGTGCTTCATCTCCGGCCGTTACTCCAGAGGGCTGCGTGCGGGTGGCATGCTCGGCTATGTTTTTGACGGCGAAATTGAAGCCGCACGCGATGCAATCTCTGCAGTCATTCATTTGCACCGTGACAAGCTCCGCCTTGCCCATGGAAGTGTTCTTTCCACGTCTAGCATTATCCCCGACGACTCTGGAATCAGCGAATCGTTACACGTTCTCTCTGATGAAGTGGAGTTATTCGACTCGAACCGCGGACGCTTCACTATTTACCACCTGCTTGTTCCCGTCTAATCAATGGCGCTGCCACGGTAGAACTTCCTCATGACGGGCGTTTCTCATGCTGGGTCACGACAATGGCCCTTTGCCATGCTGAAGCCCCTTTTTTCACTCCTTGTTGTTCTTTGCACCTCGCTCTTCGCCGCCGAGCCACCGAAGCCGCGCAACGGCTCGCAGCTCATTGTCGTGAATGACGACGGCTTCAGCGCCTTTCACAGTGGCCGCTACAAGACCGCCGAGGATCTGCGGAAGGCCATGCTGGCCTACAAGGACACGCAAGTGGCCGTAATGGAGTGGTGCATGATCGCAGGCAGCCGAGCGAATTATCCTTCGAAGGTCACCAAGTTGAT is part of the Verrucomicrobiaceae bacterium genome and harbors:
- the lexA gene encoding repressor LexA; amino-acid sequence: MPAPLTEMQSGILRFVEERLDVGASAPTCREICERFEFSSPKAATDHLAALERKGYISRDRKQARGIHLLHRSDEIPVLGQVPAGLPSSTNEELTGYVGFGPENFGIHDRKQAFALTVKGDSMEGCHIFDGDVVLVERGVEPHNQSIVAALIDNETTLKTFLRRGNKVWLRAENPRYPDLIPGWDLQIQGVARAVIRRLRK
- a CDS encoding FKBP-type peptidyl-prolyl cis-trans isomerase, producing MKPSTFVFSAALMLLAGCTSPSKKETTAESKPSEAASQAPARKVDASGVVTTASGLRYKVLASGPASGRSPMRSDSVVVHYRGTLVDGSVFDSSYDRGEPATFGVGQVIPGWTEALQLMKPGDKWLLHIPQNLAYGGQGAGAKIPPYADLIFQVELLQIVGGL
- a CDS encoding DUF4838 domain-containing protein, which encodes MRELAALLCFFAIALSAIAQIATTDVDEPEDMILGFRGKSKYQIVVPDVAANPTAESSVTRAAELLQQAFAANKIALPVVKESQVEAGRPAFYVGATKFAAAKVDLKKLSGWGYAHKVVGRDVIIAGNDEPDALEGKRAIPGWRTATKDPSLPFEGTLFGTAEFVHRFVGARFLSPDESGTTFVPQSIIHVPPTLDVLGEPHFIEHDMRNGPELFYTANHCRRFTRVWSRGGHQHPSAVPIAEYGKTHPEYFILTGNVRQPEVGATDGQLCLSNPEVRELIYKHILASLDSGYDVIELGQADGFRPCQCKECEALYGVQPTTKPTDGIAFSTDRAWGEKIWIMHRDLAVRLMKDRPGKKLMMTSYGPTIQPPQTFREFPENTIIEMMHSDEEAFAAWKQLKVPGGFSAYLYNWGNFHLVGLTPLMTVSMIAEQNRLLVENNVRMAQVNGSPGAGQWGLEGPNIYVYLRLAIDPKRQSANELFDEYLQAAFRECENPMRRFFTNVQKRVELWRVLRDYAYQSGRDPIFALGTLWPPDVISSLEEDLAAAEGSAELPEVKRRLDIVRYEFDFLKHLALVINAWRNHQAMNNVASLTQLLDAVDARNAFVAGVANGDAKYAKKKNPAYRFADEKGLKYAGRYLDRAPFNWDTAKMRANPAQMIQQSQSLTIERVTEPLTLDSPRWEKAEAHPLLSTDAAVTKLQAPTTFRVLCDDAHLYLRVSGEQPANKMTFGARGHDAELWLQESIIVNVSPIADKSRYFYFAYEPEPTSFNEAEHGFIADYLHPRYGWNDEGWNGAWTFETKLIPAKNRWESMAIIPFETLRTKAPKAGDTWYLNVGRVHFTDSTDKKTNREFSAWTSKLNASRIPGDASFGKATFK
- a CDS encoding N-6 DNA methylase — its product is MFDEDSLDAERAAIHSSHLKTVRCFLQGDDIGGNQRTLGFWAYDFSCIPVETISAIYENFLENENVSGKREDGAYYTPRFLAEMTLDVALEGRTSLTGQRYLDPSCGSGIFLVLVFNRLAAEWTAKHQATAARETPHAYRAKDKALRTALGSLRGVDKNATACRVACFSLYLAFLDQFTPRNIRSYIQQSETNKLPNLLQHQGGRAKKPDIPVIWHGDFFPLAKEWVAKENERFDTIVGNPPWAGRGKKQIAQDFMARTPSLLLADGKAALLLPTKVFFNKTDVFQSRWLRDVTLEKVVQLSDYRFILFTGAICPCLIARFNSNPPAVETHRVEYLTPKVTRVDLRQGAIPIAPSDRKELLLRSLLGAAGNNAATMAWKCHFWGTQQDVKFLQSLWALPKLGDRVDQLSQTRGKRTHEWVAGQGCKPWSLNSKAKPDRELRPFKEAKDKWSTADLFLPPNAWKGRHLFRRNSAAVSRNTLTRRNTVSQNSTASRPLPCSHRPWCFSIKASRVPHSSISQFAFRTHYNPSLVHRKMQTVSSSSLLISARGSHAT